The DNA window TgtaaagtattttttcatcacaagTCCTCCTCACACGGCTtgacgaagacgaagacgacgatgacgatgacgaatGTGACGCGAGGTTTGCTCCGCGGTCACACGAGGAGTTCCTCGACGAACTCCTCGGCAAGCAAATTCTACAAGTACTCGTCAACGCGGTCCATTTCGTCGGGAGGACTCGGCTCGGAGATGCTCAAAATCGGTAGACCGAAATGCTGGGTTTCGGTGCCGCTCGTTTCCGGTGTTGCGCGTCGCGCGTAATCGCAGCTCTTGGAATGATGATCGCTGTGGAGCTGCTGATGATGATGCGACTGATGGTTGTGGTGACGACCCAATCTCGCGAAATCCGGCTCGCAGGATCGACGATAATATCTATAAACGAAGAACAAGTACCGCGGTACTGCTTTGCCAAAATATCTTGCGAACAAAGAATGGATGTTAGTGATTAATCGGTTTTTTGAggaatcgattaatcgattaattcaGTTTTTCCATTAATCGTATTTCCGATCAATCGACGGTTTCTTTCAATCGATTAGTCGAATTTAACCTCATAATAATTTTGCAGGTCGATCGGTACATGACTCGCTTGGAAACTTCGATTGAGATTTATGACTACCCTGATATTCTTTGAAACCGAAGATATTATCagcttttgaaaaatcaacaatttctctaatttttattccgtgtaatacgagaaatttcattccaGCCTATCCTGCAGTGCCAATTTTTGCGTATGAATGTACTTTGATCTACGGATTATTGattcattcatattttacCCAATAAATGTAATGTTTGCGTTAAATATCTTTTAAACAGCTCCGAACAACTGTCCTGTAATCCTTGGTCTCCAGATTCGATACATGGATTCCTAAAAACggctgaataaaatttttgctcgtaaATACTACTAcagaatgaacaaaaatttaaaaacgtaTAAGTCATCCGCACGAATAACAAGAGCGAGAATTGACCACAGTGAAAGAATCCGAATACCCGCAAAACTTGAACTActatcgaaatttcgaataataatatcagCTTTCAGGATCACCAATTCTTTCGataaatccaaaaaaaaaaataaaaatttccgtttCTTATCGAATATTACAGACTTGATAATCCCCagtacaaaaatattcaataaatgatgaaaaatgaatgttaAAAAACAGTAAACGTGTTTCGTTCCACCGATAAACTTCGCGTAACccttttcaaataaattctttacgATCAAGCAGCATTCAACGTTGTTCGCAATTTGTTTACATatcgtcgaatttttttatatcatgtTTTCAAACGTAAGGGTTGAAACGTTTCGTCGAACCTGCACCCCGggcgatatttgaaaattaggCAACTCACCGCTCGTCAATTGACGCAGGCTGACGAACCGGACATCGCACGTACTCGTGACTTCCGCTGACACGCCATCCCCCAAATCGACGAGCCATAAGGGATGGAGTTGTCCCTGCAGCCTCTCTAAAACGTGTTCATACAGGCGGTCACGTTGAACGAAGTACCAACTAAATTATGGCGGGTGTATCGCGCCCTCGAGCTACCACGCCGAAAATTCAATCCCACCAATTTCTGGCCAGTAAAACCGAGCAGTAAAACTGATCTTCCAATTTCGCAAAGCAATATACGTCTGGGTGATTTCGTGATggtgggaaatttttttcttcagggccataatttatttatgaatcTTTTTAAGCATGTGCCTAAAAACTATTCCaataaattctaaaaaatttcattccccTGTAATTATcgtaaatagaaataaaaattaacgttagttttgaatatatttcaatatcaTTGTTGTTCAATAcggaaaattacaaaatgtaTCTGCTTTTATCGTTAGAGCAACACAAAATAGGCCTGAATATTAatgtagtttaaaaaattaaatactaAATGACAGTAAAGGGAACGAAGgatttgaagaaacaaaattaatgtacatcGTCGCAAAGTCTATGATGGTATGAGTTGGATTTGATATAAACGTATAAACTGATGAATCCATGGATTAAAAAGTGATTTTCTATGTAAgtcgagacgagacgagacgtcTCAGTAGCAAAATTGTTCTGTGACCTGgttatgaatatttaaaagCACGTTGACGTCGACGGGCTATAAAAAGGTTTGCCACGAATCGCATTGACGTTGAATGGTAAAGTGCTCGAAGAATTTTTCGCGTGCGGAAATTAAGAGCGGTGTAAAAAGGAAATTTCGTTccaataaatacaaaatatattccATCTATTCTCATGGACACTGGATTGAAAAATGCTCACTGTTAATACTGAACAATTCTTACCTTAGTTTTATACTCCACGTATCAGTATTTCATGCTTTCggtatattattgaaaatgttttaacCGTCAAGATTACAGGTTAAATTCTCATCCGACCAGTTATATCTGAAGAAACTTTTCCATCGGGTCTGAGATCGATCGAATCAgagatgtaaaatatttaatcgAGTTTACTCTACCTCGGGAGGATGTAGATACCTATCCAATGAGATCCGCGGTTCGATTTCGCAATGTAAACAGAATGATTGGACGATGAAATGAGAAAGCTGGGGAAACTTTTTGTAAAAGCCTTCTAAATAACAAACCTCAAGCTATGCAACTGGTAGGAAGCCTCCTGGCTCGAGGGTTCCGTTTCCTTGGGTACCTTTTCCAAATTTATCTGCGCCACCGAGGCGTCCTCCTCGTCCCTCGCTGCAGGAGTCCTGCGTTCCCGCGATTCTCGAGAATCCTGATTTCCCCTGGAAGAAGACTTGAAGAAAATCTCGCGGTCGTCGGGTCGCTCATCCTCGCCGAGATCGTCCCGGAGGTTGTGGAGTCCCCTTTGATCGTGTTGACGGTTGCTCGAAGCCGCCAACGGCAAATTATCTGCACTGCGAACTTTCCGACAAAGCCTCGAAGTCGAACCGTGTCGCCGCACGAATTCCTTCGCACACAGAATGCGGTTCGAATCACAGCCGTAGATCAATATTTACCAGGTGCAATTTTTGCAAGTAGTTTTGGAGAGTCAAAAATCTATGCCTTCGCTAGTAAATgagtctatttttttttaacgaattacTATATCCCTAAGTAACGAAGGTTTCTTCAAACatagaaaaatgtaaaataatggaaatataAACCTaatcttatatatatatgtacatatcgATGGCCCGGTTGAAATAGTTTCGAAATGGATGAAAATGtaagatagtttttttttttttatagattatACCGGGTTTAAACGTGGAAACCAGCCACCCTGGCGCCTGAAGATAGGCAACAAGGCATTGCCATTTCGTTCCTGAGATGGAAACTGTAACACCGGTTGCCTATCTGCAGGCGCCGAGATGACAATTTCACGTTTGGATATGGTATGATCTATAAAGTCACTCAAATAGATTTTTTCCATCACAATCACAATAACATATAAACTGAGGTGCTTCCATGGATTCGTAAAAAATAGTCTATTAAATAGAATAAACCATCATAGAGTGAAATAGAACGAATATGTTGGACATTTACTTTACTTGCTCGACGTTTGTTCttaattccagtattttacattttatatttgtaaataGAGCTGTCTAGCTCAAGAACAGCATaattcgacaaattttcaatgattttagGCTCACCAACGTCTTAAAATTCACAGATTTTCTCAACGaaactatttttgttttttttttttctttttttttcacttcgaaCAATTTCCCCGCAGATTCAGAGAACCGTCGAGTCTGGCTAGTGAATTTTGAAGTCTCGACACATGATTTCGCAAACCGTGAAGATCGGATCTCTGTTTTCTAGGATAGTAGAACCACGAGCTAGGCATTTTTCGCCGGTGTAACGAAGGGTCACGTTGTACGCGACGGAATAGCGAATCGATCCAAAAGGCAAAGTAGAAACGTCGAGCACTTCCCCGACAGGCTGCAACGTCGTTACACGGCGATTCCAGGctaacgataaattatttacagatCAGAGCTGAGGTCGTTAATAATCATTAGCTCAGCCGAATGACTTCGAACCCGATGCGATGTGCCTGCACGATAAGCCCCATACCGCATAGAATTAACTTGTAAACTTTTGGCATTTTCCAATCATTCATTtctataattaattattcatcggCGAACCCGCGTCGATTGACGGGTTAAATTTAGAACGAGCTAATCGGTTCGAATTGCATATTTTTGGTCAAGTTTCTTCGGTTGTTTCACACTAATTATCTTGCTGTaatcgttcttttttttttttttttacaccatcAACTCACCTGGGAAAGAAACCCGGCGACGTCTATCGCGCTGTTAACACGTGGTCTTGTAGGCCTTGGCCAACCGAGGCCACCCGCGCTGTCCAAGGAATCGACGTGGTGGTTCGACCAGTGCAGATGCTGAAAGACGTTGACAAAATGTTCATATTCATTAGCTGCTCGTGATTTTACATCCCTCTTCATCGACGAACcggtaatttgaaaaatagctTAAATCAGTTCCTCAGCTTATATATTGCTGATTGAATGAACCGAGTTTACATTCGAACGAAAAGATGGCAGAAATTGTgcaaatattttgactttGCAAAACTCCCttaattttgtataatattgcTTTGCGACTCGGTGAGCAAAATGTTGTGCATTTGCTgtacaaacaaacaaacaaacacacccacatacatacacacacacaccaaTACACCGttaaatctgtaaaaaaattatggcaCGATATTATTCTTCTGATGTATAGAATTTACGATGTTATCAAGTGCCGTCAACACTTTGTTTTCATAACCACGCACTGTTTTTTCTAGTTGATTTTAATTCAGTTACACTGTCTcgattcaaaatattttccacaatatatatttcactCAAATTTGAACCGGCGAAATTTagtcgtaaaaaaataaaataacagaaCAGTGCACTCTTGTGCACCAATCAACAAGGGCTGCAGCATGGCTCGGGTGTTTGCAGTGCTAAAAGTGTCCGCAATGTGCTTTTCGCATGTATAACACAGTTTCGAATATAGGAACAAGGGAAAGAGCGTCGTTATTATTCCCTCGGTTTTCATTGGTCATCAATATTCGGGACTAGCAGTTGATTCTGAAACGTTGACACGATTCAGGATCAGCTGTAGGATAGAAATTTTCGACACTCTCTCCTGGCCCCGGAACCGGGgagttttatcattttatgcGAGAACGTGTCGGTGCATATTAGAATATATTATCATGTGGCTTACGGTGACACGTATTGCATTATAGAGGTGATGCGCAAAGTGCGTATTGGGATTTTTTTATCCGTTGAAAA is part of the Neodiprion virginianus isolate iyNeoVirg1 chromosome 5, iyNeoVirg1.1, whole genome shotgun sequence genome and encodes:
- the LOC124304579 gene encoding uncharacterized protein LOC124304579 isoform X2, with amino-acid sequence MVLWATILILQGAGLVGSMPGNPGVPENITVMFVNPTSVRVSWSMRQVDSVDKYDVTYKPTDASQDRVVAIVAGNSEAVTLSGLRADTQYQLFVTAVRAGIRLRSRPIVFRTLEPPKTSPQQDAAGAVTGGPVTPPGPPSAHQPQAYIQIRGVEVGIVVLVLVVWAGAIALFFNRWGKIRMLLPYQPDYKEQLKVPGTGVCAAATNTCNQHSTQHACSQHLHWSNHHVDSLDSAGGLGWPRPTRPRVNSAIDVAGFLSQEFVRRHGSTSRLCRKVRSADNLPLAASSNRQHDQRGLHNLRDDLGEDERPDDREIFFKSSSRGNQDSRESRERRTPAARDEEDASVAQINLEKVPKETEPSSQEASYQLHSLREAAGTTPSLMARRFGGWRVSGSHEYVRCPVRQPASIDERYYRRSCEPDFARLGRHHNHQSHHHQQLHSDHHSKSCDYARRATPETSGTETQHFGLPILSISEPSPPDEMDRVDEYL
- the LOC124304579 gene encoding uncharacterized protein LOC124304579 isoform X4 is translated as MVLWATILILQGAGLVGSMPGNPGVPENITVMFVNPTSVRVSWSMRQVDSVDKYDVTYKPTDARVVAIVAGNSEAVTLSGLRADTQYQLFVTAVRAGIRLRSRPIVFRTLEPPKTSPQQDAAGAVTGGPVTPPGPPSAHQPQAYIQIRGVEVGIVVLVLVVWAGAIALFFNRWGKIRMLLPYQPDYKEQLKVPGTGVCAAATNTCNQHSTQHACSQHLHWSNHHVDSLDSAGGLGWPRPTRPRVNSAIDVAGFLSQEFVRRHGSTSRLCRKVRSADNLPLAASSNRQHDQRGLHNLRDDLGEDERPDDREIFFKSSSRGNQDSRESRERRTPAARDEEDASVAQINLEKVPKETEPSSQEASYQLHSLREAAGTTPSLMARRFGGWRVSGSHEYVRCPVRQPASIDERYYRRSCEPDFARLGRHHNHQSHHHQQLHSDHHSKSCDYARRATPETSGTETQHFGLPILSISEPSPPDEMDRVDEYL
- the LOC124304579 gene encoding uncharacterized protein LOC124304579 isoform X1 — encoded protein: MVLWATILILQGAGLVGSMPGNPGVPENITVMFVNPTSVRVSWSMRQVDSVDKYDVTYKPTDASQDSYRVVAIVAGNSEAVTLSGLRADTQYQLFVTAVRAGIRLRSRPIVFRTLEPPKTSPQQDAAGAVTGGPVTPPGPPSAHQPQAYIQIRGVEVGIVVLVLVVWAGAIALFFNRWGKIRMLLPYQPDYKEQLKVPGTGVCAAATNTCNQHSTQHACSQHLHWSNHHVDSLDSAGGLGWPRPTRPRVNSAIDVAGFLSQEFVRRHGSTSRLCRKVRSADNLPLAASSNRQHDQRGLHNLRDDLGEDERPDDREIFFKSSSRGNQDSRESRERRTPAARDEEDASVAQINLEKVPKETEPSSQEASYQLHSLREAAGTTPSLMARRFGGWRVSGSHEYVRCPVRQPASIDERYYRRSCEPDFARLGRHHNHQSHHHQQLHSDHHSKSCDYARRATPETSGTETQHFGLPILSISEPSPPDEMDRVDEYL
- the LOC124304579 gene encoding uncharacterized protein LOC124304579 isoform X3; translated protein: MVLWATILILQGAGLVGSMPGNPGVPENITVMFVNPTSVRVSWSMRQVDSVDKYDVTYKPTDASYRVVAIVAGNSEAVTLSGLRADTQYQLFVTAVRAGIRLRSRPIVFRTLEPPKTSPQQDAAGAVTGGPVTPPGPPSAHQPQAYIQIRGVEVGIVVLVLVVWAGAIALFFNRWGKIRMLLPYQPDYKEQLKVPGTGVCAAATNTCNQHSTQHACSQHLHWSNHHVDSLDSAGGLGWPRPTRPRVNSAIDVAGFLSQEFVRRHGSTSRLCRKVRSADNLPLAASSNRQHDQRGLHNLRDDLGEDERPDDREIFFKSSSRGNQDSRESRERRTPAARDEEDASVAQINLEKVPKETEPSSQEASYQLHSLREAAGTTPSLMARRFGGWRVSGSHEYVRCPVRQPASIDERYYRRSCEPDFARLGRHHNHQSHHHQQLHSDHHSKSCDYARRATPETSGTETQHFGLPILSISEPSPPDEMDRVDEYL